The following coding sequences are from one Lolium rigidum isolate FL_2022 chromosome 6, APGP_CSIRO_Lrig_0.1, whole genome shotgun sequence window:
- the LOC124667162 gene encoding flowering-promoting factor 1-like protein 2: MSGVWVFRNGVVKLVENPASAAAAAGGVVRRKALLHTPTGEVVASYASLERKLTALGWERYYAGGGGAAGDCMLRFHKRSSVDLISLPKDFGHFSSVHMYDVVIKNRDAFRVIDV, translated from the coding sequence ATGTCGGGCGTGTGGGTGTTCCGGAACGGAGTGGTGAAGCTGGTGGAGAACCCGGcgtcggcggccgcggcagcCGGCGGGGTGGTCCGGCGCAAGGCCCTGCTGCACACGCCCACCGGAGAGGTGGTGGCCTCCTACGCCTCGCTGGAGCGCAAGCTCACCGCGCTCGGCTGGGAGCGCTActatgccggcggcggcggagccgccGGCGATTGCATGCTGAGGTTCCACAAGCGCTCCTCCGTCGACCTCATCTCCCTCCCCAAGGACTTCGGCCACTTCAGCTCCGTCCACATGTACGACGTCGTCATCAAGAACCGCGACGCCTTCCGCGTTATCGACGTCTAG